AGGCATATTACTAAACAAACCAATTGCTGACAAATCTTTAAATATAATATTATTTGTAATTTGTATAATTTATACATTATCATTTGCTGATTCAATAAGTAGTAACCATAGTCATAAAGAAACAAGTCCAACTATCAATTCAGATATTATCGTTTATAAGCCTAAAAATTCAGAATATAAACTTAATTTTAATAAGTCTCCAACAATAAGCAAGATTTCAACAAAAATTCTAGATGAATATTTTGATGGTGAAATGGCACTCGTGAAGGATACTATTGAATTATGTATTATAAAATCAGAATATTATAAAATTGGAACTGAAATTGTTGATTTTCAAAATGAAGAAAACATTGTTCAAATGTTAAAGGATTATTCAGCATATCAAGGATATAAGGCAATAACTATTAATTATGCGGAAAATGAGTTGGGAAAAATAGGATCAGTTCGAGGATATAAAATTATTAATGATAGATTAAATAATGAAATAAAGACAGTTTACGAAAGTTATCATTATTTCAAAGATGACCATTATTTATCTTTATATGCTGCAAGTCCATCAGATAAGTATCCTACAGTTAGCATTACGGAATTTTTTAGATCAGTTTCAGCAAAGTAAGATTTGAATATTTTGGGATTAGATTTAAGTACTGAAATTATTCATCAAAGCTCGGAAATGTAGATACAATCAGGTGGTGCTAATGTAATATTCCTGAGATGTTGAACACTATTACACTAACGCTTTTGTTTATAGCGCTTAGGTTTCATTCGTTTACTTTATAGTTGGGATAAAATTTTTTGTTTTTCAATATTATATTCTTCTTCAGAAATTAAATTACTTTCAAACAGATCATTTAATTTTATTAATTTCAACTTAAGTGAATTTTCAGCATAATTTCCCTTAAATACATATAAACTTAATAAATATATAAGCCAAAAAATTAATACATAAAATATCAGCTCATTAAGATCATAATACTGTAATAAAGTTTTGAACTGACATACATTTGGTAACCCATAATTATCAGTACAATCATCCGGACAGCATGATGGACTATATATTGAAACAAAGTAATCTTGCTTTAATTCGGCACTAATACCATTATTTGCCATTTTAAAATAAATAAAAATATTAACTATTGTCCAAATAAATAATATCTTAGGAACATTTTTTGATAGTAAAATTTCAACCAATTTAGCTTTTATTTCATTAAAATCTAAATTCCTATCAAAATGATTAATAATAAATTCTAGTTTTTTCCAAGGTAAAATAAATTTTAGGATTAATATAAATAATCCTGGAGGAGCTATCAAATAAAAACTATTAAGAGTATTGTTATTACTTTTAAATTTATAAATTAAACCAATAGAGTGTAAACTAAAATCTGAAATAACCAAATAAACAGAAAGTACACACCAGATTAAATACAGGAGTAAGATGGTTTTTTCATATTTCTGATACCAATTATATAAGTTTTTAAAATTTATCATATTGTATGTATTAATTTATTTTACTATCAATAAATTCATTAAAATAAAAGTCAATAAGGTCTCCTGAAAAGATAATTAAAGATTCATCATAATCCAAATACCTTTCAAAACAATCTAATTTAGGGTACTTAGAT
The genomic region above belongs to Saprospiraceae bacterium and contains:
- a CDS encoding SHOCT domain-containing protein, with product MINFKNLYNWYQKYEKTILLLYLIWCVLSVYLVISDFSLHSIGLIYKFKSNNNTLNSFYLIAPPGLFILILKFILPWKKLEFIINHFDRNLDFNEIKAKLVEILLSKNVPKILFIWTIVNIFIYFKMANNGISAELKQDYFVSIYSPSCCPDDCTDNYGLPNVCQFKTLLQYYDLNELIFYVLIFWLIYLLSLYVFKGNYAENSLKLKLIKLNDLFESNLISEEEYNIEKQKILSQL